The following coding sequences are from one Mesorhizobium onobrychidis window:
- a CDS encoding sugar transferase, with translation MRDVAKPADAEFSQAGIDFQPIGGLLKRSFDIAGSLIGLVALSPLFVMVALLVKFSDGGPIFYGHSRIGRGGRIFPCLKFRTMVQNGEQVLAAYLAANPDANAEWIATRKLKNDPRVTRVGAVLRKLSLDELPQIINILQGDMSLVGPRPVVRDELEIYGSSAVYYLKSRPGLTGLWQVSGRNDVSYDSRVAFDRHYVENWSLFEDIRIIIKTVPAVWMSRGCY, from the coding sequence ATGAGGGACGTAGCCAAGCCGGCCGACGCGGAATTTTCGCAGGCCGGTATCGATTTTCAACCAATCGGCGGCCTGCTCAAACGCAGCTTCGATATTGCCGGTTCACTGATTGGCCTGGTTGCTCTCAGTCCGCTGTTTGTGATGGTCGCGCTGCTTGTCAAGTTTTCTGACGGCGGGCCGATTTTCTACGGTCACAGCCGGATCGGTCGGGGAGGACGGATTTTCCCGTGCCTCAAATTTCGGACTATGGTACAGAATGGCGAACAGGTGCTGGCTGCATATCTTGCCGCCAACCCAGATGCCAATGCCGAATGGATAGCGACCCGCAAGCTCAAGAACGATCCGCGCGTCACGCGCGTCGGGGCCGTGCTGAGGAAGCTCAGCCTCGACGAATTGCCGCAGATCATCAACATCCTTCAGGGCGACATGAGCCTTGTCGGTCCTCGCCCCGTCGTGCGCGACGAGCTCGAAATCTACGGCAGTTCGGCTGTTTATTACCTGAAATCGCGCCCCGGCCTGACCGGGCTCTGGCAGGTCAGCGGCCGCAACGACGTTTCCTATGACAGCCGGGTCGCATTCGATCGCCACTATGTCGAGAACTGGTCGCTATTCGAGGACATTCGCATTATCATCAAGACCGTGCCTGCCGTCTGGATGTCGCGGGGCTGCTACTGA
- a CDS encoding glycosyltransferase family 2 protein has translation MTEPQVCVIIAARNAARTIPVAIASALREPEVAEVVVVDDASTDDTAKVARAADDGSGRLSVIRLDVNGGPSFARNAAIASSKSPFISILDADDFFLAGRFRELFASADWDFAADNIMMIRDDAATDVSKIAAPRFSPDPEFLDFERFIEGNISSRRVQRGELGFLKPVISRAFLDRHGLHYDENLRLGEDYELYARAVACGARFKVIRSCGYGAIVRADSLSGRHKTQDLKRLADADLALLAIDSLPEGSKAVLRRHERQVRDKYRLRNFLDVKNEQGLTSAAAYALASQSNLIPIVRGVAADKLDALFRRAGFGSKQPVPPLRFLMAATSPAGET, from the coding sequence ATGACAGAACCCCAGGTCTGCGTGATCATCGCTGCCCGCAACGCGGCGCGGACAATCCCGGTTGCCATCGCATCGGCATTGCGCGAGCCGGAGGTGGCGGAAGTCGTCGTCGTCGACGACGCCTCTACCGACGATACCGCGAAAGTCGCTCGGGCGGCCGACGATGGCAGCGGCAGGCTTTCCGTAATCCGGCTTGACGTCAACGGCGGCCCCTCCTTCGCCCGCAACGCCGCGATCGCCAGCTCCAAATCGCCGTTCATCAGCATTCTGGACGCCGACGATTTTTTTCTTGCGGGCAGATTTCGCGAATTGTTCGCCAGCGCCGATTGGGATTTCGCTGCCGACAATATCATGATGATCAGGGACGACGCGGCAACTGATGTCTCGAAAATCGCCGCTCCGCGGTTCTCCCCCGATCCGGAGTTCCTCGATTTCGAGCGTTTCATCGAAGGCAACATCTCCAGTCGCCGTGTGCAGAGAGGTGAGTTGGGTTTCCTCAAGCCGGTGATCAGCCGCGCTTTTCTCGACCGGCATGGGCTGCACTATGACGAAAACCTGCGACTGGGCGAAGACTATGAACTCTACGCGCGCGCGGTGGCTTGCGGTGCGCGCTTCAAGGTCATCAGGTCCTGCGGCTACGGCGCGATCGTCCGCGCGGATTCCCTGAGCGGCCGGCACAAGACGCAGGATCTCAAGCGTCTGGCCGACGCGGATCTGGCGCTGCTGGCGATCGACAGTTTGCCGGAAGGTTCTAAAGCCGTGCTCAGAAGGCACGAACGGCAGGTACGCGACAAATACCGGTTGCGAAACTTCCTCGACGTGAAGAATGAGCAGGGGCTGACATCGGCTGCGGCCTACGCCCTGGCCAGCCAATCCAACCTTATCCCCATCGTTCGCGGCGTGGCCGCCGACAAGCTGGATGCGCTGTTTCGCCGCGCCGGCTTTGGCTCAAAGCAGCCTGTGCCGCCGTTGCGCTTTCTCATGGCCGCAACCAGCCCGGCCGGCGAGACTTGA
- a CDS encoding polysaccharide biosynthesis/export family protein encodes MRRMRLLITCLALALTIPQLAAADEYRLGSQDKLTVRVAEWQTVEGTFRDWTAVNGEYTVGPAGTLSVPFVGEMPASGKTTSEIAAAIGQALQRKLALADRPEASVEMAQYRPFYISGEVQTPGQYPYVPDLTVLRAMSIAGGVRRSPEGQRYDRDMINAKGDFDVLQDQRVRLIVRRARIEAEIADKPTFDVPKELADDPKLASIVADEMAILTADQKKLKLRLQALDDLKKLLQSEIDSLQKKIVNQQRQVDLAKEQLSGIGSLAQKGLVVNTRVLGSQQTIADLEGQILDYDTAILTAKQAISKATQDAIDLENTQNAGLAADRQQVEADLSATMLKMNMQTGLMAEAMSGNPALQRYRDGEEPAMTFSLVRMVDGKTSAITASEDTPVLPGDVIKVKLVPMASQ; translated from the coding sequence ATGCGGCGGATGCGGCTTTTGATCACTTGCCTCGCGCTGGCACTCACCATTCCCCAACTCGCCGCCGCCGATGAGTACCGCCTTGGATCGCAGGACAAGCTGACCGTCCGCGTGGCCGAATGGCAGACCGTTGAAGGCACGTTCCGCGACTGGACGGCCGTCAACGGAGAGTACACAGTCGGCCCGGCCGGAACATTGTCCGTGCCGTTCGTCGGCGAGATGCCGGCATCTGGCAAGACGACATCCGAGATCGCGGCAGCGATCGGCCAGGCGCTCCAGCGCAAGCTCGCCCTGGCGGACCGGCCGGAAGCCTCCGTCGAAATGGCGCAGTACAGGCCGTTCTACATTTCCGGGGAGGTCCAGACGCCGGGCCAGTATCCTTACGTGCCGGACCTGACCGTGCTGAGGGCGATGAGCATCGCCGGCGGTGTCCGGCGGAGCCCAGAAGGACAGCGGTACGACCGCGACATGATCAACGCCAAGGGCGATTTTGACGTTCTCCAAGACCAACGGGTCCGACTGATCGTCAGGCGCGCCCGCATCGAAGCGGAGATCGCGGACAAGCCGACATTCGACGTGCCGAAGGAATTGGCCGACGATCCGAAGCTGGCAAGCATCGTTGCCGACGAGATGGCGATCCTGACAGCCGACCAAAAGAAGCTCAAACTGCGCCTTCAGGCGCTCGACGACTTGAAGAAGCTGCTGCAGAGCGAGATCGACTCGTTGCAGAAAAAGATCGTCAACCAGCAGCGGCAGGTCGACCTGGCAAAAGAACAGCTCAGCGGCATCGGTTCGCTGGCGCAGAAAGGCCTTGTCGTCAACACGCGGGTTCTGGGTTCGCAACAGACGATCGCCGACCTGGAAGGCCAGATCCTGGATTACGACACGGCCATCCTCACCGCCAAGCAGGCGATCAGCAAAGCCACCCAAGATGCCATCGACCTGGAAAACACCCAGAATGCGGGCCTCGCCGCCGACCGGCAACAGGTAGAAGCCGATCTCAGTGCAACGATGCTCAAGATGAACATGCAAACAGGCCTGATGGCCGAAGCCATGTCGGGGAACCCGGCACTGCAACGCTATCGCGACGGCGAAGAGCCGGCAATGACGTTTAGCCTGGTTCGGATGGTCGACGGCAAGACCAGCGCAATCACCGCCAGCGAAGACACGCCCGTACTGCCCGGGGATGTGATCAAGGTGAAGCTGGTACCGATGGCTAGCCAATAG
- a CDS encoding class I SAM-dependent methyltransferase, with protein sequence MQLKSEEDFVVHSERDEIVSREREFHNLRFSQEEDPRGSLDKWYRTIRHGAERQDEQIKRLSKNADVLEYGCSDGGWSLHSLHLPDLCRSLTGIDISDVAVNKANERASTLGSTNATFLAMNAEAMSFEDNKFDLVYGRGIIHHLDLDRCFSDVVRVLKPNGVASFYEPMGHNPLLNAFRRRTPLIRTADEHPLLISDFALARRYFSNVQVDYFGLCSVGSALMPRSISETVYTVGKAVDSVVLTLPFVKRFAWYALLTLRA encoded by the coding sequence TTGCAACTTAAATCCGAGGAGGACTTTGTCGTGCACAGTGAAAGGGACGAAATCGTCAGTCGAGAAAGAGAATTTCACAATCTCAGATTCAGTCAGGAGGAGGATCCAAGAGGAAGCCTGGACAAGTGGTATCGAACAATTCGTCACGGCGCTGAACGTCAAGACGAGCAAATAAAACGCCTGTCGAAAAACGCAGACGTGCTCGAGTACGGTTGCTCCGATGGCGGGTGGTCCCTGCATTCCCTGCACCTGCCCGATCTTTGCCGATCTCTGACGGGGATCGATATTTCGGATGTAGCAGTGAACAAGGCGAACGAACGGGCGAGCACGCTTGGAAGCACGAACGCTACATTCCTGGCGATGAATGCGGAAGCCATGTCCTTCGAGGACAACAAGTTCGACCTGGTGTATGGACGCGGGATCATCCATCACCTGGACCTGGACCGGTGCTTTTCCGATGTGGTCCGTGTCTTGAAGCCGAACGGCGTGGCGTCCTTCTACGAGCCGATGGGACACAATCCTCTCCTGAATGCCTTCAGAAGGCGGACACCGCTCATCCGCACCGCCGATGAACATCCTTTGTTAATTTCGGACTTCGCGTTGGCCCGCCGCTATTTCAGCAATGTCCAGGTGGACTATTTCGGCCTGTGCTCCGTAGGAAGCGCGCTAATGCCACGAAGCATCTCGGAAACCGTCTACACAGTTGGCAAAGCTGTCGATTCGGTAGTTCTGACGCTTCCCTTCGTGAAGCGGTTCGCATGGTATGCGCTCCTAACCCTTAGGGCCTGA
- a CDS encoding O-antigen ligase family protein, with the protein MKIPKSLLVDPEKSTVYGTFAVAISVWAFSYSSVFGQILILAYYAVWLPLIVVDYRRLLRHASSAWLPLAFAFYVCLSVFWSDAPGITLRTAIQYCSHIACAYIAARTVSVRTLTIGSLIGIFVVLLYSLKVGGYSYDMLDGTYNFVGAFSSKNQIGFVASLGIYFCIVFLVFLRRGRTSLFLMAPVLVLSAYLLVMAHSATSTASIPAALALVALLTMAKKLSLRYRRVIFLVGAFGLVVVTVVAFAGLLDFILGAFGKDSTLTGRTYLWEQGWDAAQQAPILGVGYAAYWVQGFAEAERLWNEFYITTRSGFHFHNTYIEALVELGYVGATLMSLIIVRTLWGHISALIFRTWQAESVILAGVMVLLFIRSFVEIDTFNPYIMGSFLLYYSYFKLVRVPVARPRWAAANLAEPETARG; encoded by the coding sequence ATGAAGATTCCAAAATCTCTGTTGGTCGACCCGGAGAAGAGCACGGTCTACGGCACATTTGCTGTTGCCATCTCCGTTTGGGCGTTCTCCTACTCCTCCGTTTTCGGCCAGATACTGATCCTGGCCTACTATGCGGTCTGGCTTCCCCTGATCGTGGTAGACTACCGGCGGCTGTTGCGACATGCCTCCAGCGCGTGGCTCCCGCTGGCGTTTGCATTCTACGTCTGCCTCTCGGTGTTCTGGTCGGATGCCCCCGGCATCACGTTGAGGACGGCAATCCAGTATTGCTCCCATATCGCCTGCGCCTACATTGCAGCGCGCACCGTCAGCGTCCGAACGTTGACGATTGGCTCACTGATTGGGATTTTTGTCGTTCTGCTCTATTCGCTGAAGGTCGGGGGTTATTCCTATGATATGCTCGACGGGACGTACAATTTCGTCGGCGCATTCAGCTCCAAAAACCAGATCGGCTTTGTCGCATCGCTCGGCATCTATTTTTGCATTGTCTTCCTGGTCTTCCTCAGACGCGGCCGGACAAGCCTTTTCCTGATGGCGCCGGTCCTCGTCCTGTCGGCCTATCTGCTGGTCATGGCGCATTCCGCCACCTCGACGGCTTCGATACCGGCAGCTCTCGCTCTGGTGGCTCTGCTTACCATGGCCAAGAAGCTTTCGCTCCGCTACCGACGGGTGATTTTCCTAGTCGGCGCATTCGGGCTGGTCGTGGTCACCGTGGTTGCCTTTGCGGGACTTCTGGATTTCATCCTTGGCGCCTTCGGAAAGGATTCCACGCTCACCGGACGCACCTATCTCTGGGAGCAGGGCTGGGATGCGGCGCAGCAAGCACCGATCCTCGGCGTCGGCTACGCGGCCTATTGGGTGCAGGGTTTCGCCGAGGCCGAGCGGCTTTGGAACGAATTCTACATCACGACCCGAAGCGGCTTCCACTTCCACAACACCTATATCGAAGCCCTCGTCGAGCTTGGCTATGTCGGGGCGACGCTGATGTCGCTGATCATTGTACGCACGCTGTGGGGCCATATATCGGCGTTGATATTCAGGACATGGCAAGCCGAGTCCGTGATTCTTGCCGGCGTGATGGTGCTTCTGTTCATCCGGTCCTTCGTCGAGATCGATACCTTCAACCCCTATATCATGGGCTCTTTCCTCCTGTACTACAGCTACTTCAAGCTGGTGAGGGTGCCTGTCGCCCGTCCCCGGTGGGCCGCAGCCAACCTCGCGGAACCAGAAACCGCAAGGGGCTAA
- a CDS encoding family 16 glycosylhydrolase, whose protein sequence is MNADPKSTSTPATGDRPFTRTIRQGNLRQLCSGGAFLLVALGSLIASPTPSRSQDIPTAPSFVDDFTSFDRARWYIADGWTNGKYQNCTWSKSQVKLSDGKLTLGFEKRKLKDRDFACGEIQTKKRFGYGTYEARLKTDAGSGINAAFFTYIGPTDKQPWDEIDFEVLTKDTSKVQVNAYIAGKGNNEKVVDVAGGTDKAFNDYAFVWEKDRLRWYVNGQLVNTITDPAKLPSHAQKIFFSHWGSDTMKEWLGPFSDPGRKLTMQVDRVAFTALGQPCQFPESLACSIK, encoded by the coding sequence ATGAATGCGGATCCGAAAAGCACGTCCACCCCAGCAACCGGCGACAGGCCGTTCACGCGCACGATCAGGCAAGGGAACCTGAGGCAGCTATGTTCGGGCGGCGCGTTTCTGCTGGTCGCACTCGGCAGCCTGATTGCAAGCCCGACCCCTTCCCGTTCGCAGGACATCCCGACTGCGCCATCGTTCGTCGATGATTTCACCAGCTTCGACCGTGCGCGCTGGTACATTGCCGACGGCTGGACAAACGGCAAGTATCAGAACTGCACCTGGTCCAAAAGCCAGGTCAAGCTTTCCGACGGCAAGCTGACGCTCGGTTTCGAAAAGCGGAAGCTGAAGGATCGCGACTTTGCCTGTGGCGAGATCCAGACCAAGAAGCGCTTCGGCTATGGCACCTATGAGGCGCGGCTGAAAACCGATGCGGGCTCCGGCATCAACGCCGCCTTCTTCACATATATCGGCCCCACCGATAAGCAGCCGTGGGATGAAATCGACTTCGAGGTGCTGACCAAGGACACGTCCAAGGTGCAGGTCAACGCCTACATAGCCGGCAAGGGCAACAATGAGAAAGTAGTGGATGTAGCTGGCGGCACCGACAAGGCTTTCAACGACTATGCCTTCGTCTGGGAGAAAGACCGGCTGCGCTGGTACGTCAATGGCCAACTGGTAAACACGATCACCGATCCGGCAAAGCTGCCCAGCCATGCGCAAAAGATATTCTTCAGCCACTGGGGCAGCGACACGATGAAGGAATGGCTGGGGCCGTTTTCGGATCCGGGCCGCAAGCTCACCATGCAAGTTGACCGCGTCGCATTCACGGCACTGGGCCAGCCATGCCAGTTTCCGGAATCGCTGGCATGCAGCATAAAGTAA
- a CDS encoding UDP-glucose dehydrogenase family protein, which produces MNLTVFGIGYVGLVQAAVLAEVGHQVVCVDIDVKKVERLNQGLIPIFEPGLENLVKENHAAGRIKFTTDAAAAVKHGQIQMIAVGTPPGEDGSADLKYVLAVAEAIGREMDAPKIVVGKSTVPVGTCEKIKAKIAATLKARGREDLTFDVASNPEFLKEGSAVADCMKPDRIIVGTGSEDTETVMRELYAPFNRNHEKMIVMDVRSAEFTKYAANCMLATKISFMNEMANLAEELGADIEEVRKGIGSDPRIGYHFIYPGLGYGGSCFPKDVRALIKTAEGVKFDAKLLRAVEERNNEQKSVLFDKVNRYFEGNLKGKTFALWGLAFKPNTDDMREAPARVLMEALWKAGAKVQAYDPEAMQECQAIYGLREDLLLCGTKEAALRGADALMIATEWKNFQAPSFDAMKDALITPIIFDGRNLYDPKVIARYGIEYHSIGRLAA; this is translated from the coding sequence ATGAATTTGACGGTCTTTGGAATTGGTTATGTCGGTCTCGTGCAGGCGGCGGTGCTTGCCGAAGTTGGACACCAGGTGGTGTGCGTCGACATCGACGTGAAAAAGGTCGAGCGGCTCAATCAGGGCCTCATCCCGATTTTCGAGCCCGGGCTCGAAAACCTCGTCAAGGAGAACCATGCGGCCGGCCGCATCAAGTTCACCACCGATGCCGCGGCCGCCGTCAAGCATGGCCAAATCCAGATGATCGCCGTCGGCACGCCCCCGGGCGAGGATGGTTCGGCCGACCTCAAATATGTGCTGGCCGTTGCCGAGGCCATCGGCCGGGAGATGGACGCGCCCAAGATCGTCGTGGGTAAGTCGACCGTGCCGGTCGGCACCTGCGAAAAGATAAAGGCCAAGATCGCCGCGACGCTGAAGGCGCGGGGCCGCGAGGATCTGACTTTCGACGTCGCCTCCAATCCGGAATTCCTCAAGGAAGGCTCCGCGGTGGCCGACTGCATGAAGCCCGACCGCATTATCGTCGGCACCGGCAGTGAGGATACCGAGACGGTGATGCGTGAGCTTTACGCTCCATTCAACCGCAACCACGAGAAGATGATCGTGATGGATGTGCGCAGCGCCGAGTTCACCAAATACGCGGCCAATTGCATGCTGGCGACCAAGATCAGCTTCATGAACGAAATGGCCAATCTGGCCGAGGAGCTGGGCGCCGACATCGAGGAGGTCCGCAAGGGCATCGGCAGCGATCCGCGCATCGGCTATCACTTCATCTATCCGGGCCTCGGCTATGGCGGTTCATGCTTCCCAAAGGACGTGCGCGCCCTGATCAAGACCGCCGAAGGCGTCAAGTTCGATGCCAAGCTGCTGCGCGCGGTCGAGGAACGCAACAATGAACAGAAGTCGGTCCTGTTCGACAAGGTGAACCGCTATTTCGAGGGCAATCTGAAGGGCAAGACCTTTGCGCTGTGGGGCCTGGCTTTCAAGCCCAATACCGACGACATGCGCGAGGCGCCGGCGCGTGTGTTGATGGAAGCGCTGTGGAAGGCCGGTGCCAAAGTGCAGGCCTACGATCCCGAGGCGATGCAGGAATGCCAGGCCATCTACGGACTGCGCGAGGATCTGCTCTTGTGCGGCACCAAGGAGGCAGCGCTGCGCGGCGCCGATGCTCTCATGATCGCCACCGAGTGGAAGAACTTCCAGGCGCCGTCGTTCGATGCGATGAAGGATGCGCTGATCACGCCGATCATCTTCGACGGCCGAAATCTCTACGACCCGAAGGTCATCGCTCGCTACGGCATCGAATATCACAGCATCGGCAGGCTGGCGGCGTGA
- a CDS encoding SDR family NAD(P)-dependent oxidoreductase — protein sequence MTMSFAGRFAGRSAVITGGASGIGLAVAQRIAEEGGRVCVWDRDPVQIEQAKAVIADLHSVTVDVADPLAVEQAAQQTFDTLGAVDILVTSAAITGPNTTTWDYSVEDWRRVIDININGVFYCNKALVPHMLKRNYGRIVNIASIAGKEGNPNASAYSTSKAAVIGLTKSLGKELAKTKVTVNCVTPAAVRTAIFQQMSQQHIDFMLSKIPMARFGEVEEVAALISWIASEECSFTTAAVFDVSGGRATY from the coding sequence ATGACGATGAGTTTTGCGGGACGGTTTGCCGGGCGGTCGGCCGTGATCACCGGTGGCGCGTCGGGAATCGGCCTGGCCGTCGCGCAAAGAATCGCTGAGGAGGGCGGGCGCGTTTGCGTCTGGGATCGTGACCCCGTCCAAATCGAGCAGGCGAAGGCTGTCATTGCCGACCTGCACAGCGTGACAGTCGACGTCGCCGATCCCTTAGCGGTCGAACAGGCCGCCCAGCAGACATTCGATACCCTTGGCGCCGTCGATATACTGGTCACCAGTGCGGCCATCACCGGACCGAACACGACGACCTGGGACTATTCGGTGGAGGATTGGCGCCGGGTCATCGACATCAACATCAATGGCGTCTTCTACTGCAACAAGGCACTGGTTCCGCACATGCTCAAGCGCAATTACGGCAGGATCGTTAACATCGCTTCGATCGCCGGCAAGGAGGGAAACCCGAATGCATCTGCCTACAGCACCTCCAAGGCGGCGGTGATCGGCCTGACCAAGTCGCTGGGCAAGGAATTGGCCAAGACCAAGGTGACGGTGAACTGTGTCACGCCGGCGGCCGTGCGCACCGCGATCTTCCAGCAGATGAGCCAGCAGCACATCGATTTCATGCTGTCGAAGATACCGATGGCGCGGTTCGGCGAGGTCGAGGAGGTGGCGGCGCTGATCTCGTGGATCGCTTCCGAGGAATGCTCTTTCACGACGGCTGCCGTTTTCGACGTTT
- a CDS encoding nucleotide-binding protein codes for MDKPRIFLGSSGKQKKLLQALTRGLEDIAHVEPWTTSFNPGTTTLGRLLELTREVDFAAFVFAQDDWTSVSQPASSAAASAQASPRDNVVFEAGLFGGVLGMRRTFILHANGSKLPSDLLGLTSVRYGEATTGAEMRAINQKLRNAIENESRVARIEGFWWQFSLTERSAREPSAVSLLRISRGRDGALELAGRSWQENGSLSARYWSEAVKERKEPAGIFYFWNGERPLDANASQLYGTGEIRLESADRASGYFTTRADTNPEVNARTSGVYLRADPEDLSILDGRDNQRRVELIAERLSHWKSIKNV; via the coding sequence ATGGACAAACCTCGAATCTTCCTGGGCTCGTCGGGGAAGCAGAAAAAACTGCTGCAGGCGCTGACACGCGGTCTTGAAGACATCGCGCATGTGGAGCCTTGGACGACGTCCTTCAATCCGGGAACAACCACCCTGGGGCGCCTCCTCGAGCTTACGCGTGAAGTCGACTTCGCCGCTTTCGTGTTCGCTCAGGACGATTGGACCAGTGTGAGCCAGCCGGCATCGTCTGCGGCGGCATCCGCTCAAGCTTCTCCCCGAGACAATGTGGTTTTCGAGGCCGGCCTTTTCGGCGGAGTCCTTGGAATGCGCCGGACGTTCATCCTCCATGCCAATGGCTCCAAGCTTCCAAGCGATCTCCTCGGCCTCACCTCCGTAAGGTATGGCGAGGCAACGACCGGCGCGGAGATGAGGGCGATCAACCAAAAGCTTCGGAATGCGATCGAGAACGAAAGTCGCGTCGCCCGCATAGAGGGCTTCTGGTGGCAGTTTTCCCTGACGGAGCGCTCCGCGAGGGAGCCGTCCGCCGTGAGCCTCTTGCGTATCTCGCGAGGCCGCGATGGTGCGCTGGAGTTGGCCGGCCGCTCATGGCAAGAGAATGGCAGTCTGTCGGCCAGATACTGGAGCGAGGCGGTAAAGGAGAGAAAGGAGCCTGCCGGCATCTTCTACTTTTGGAATGGAGAACGGCCCTTGGATGCGAACGCGTCGCAGTTGTACGGGACGGGAGAGATCCGGCTGGAGTCCGCCGATCGCGCATCCGGGTATTTCACGACGCGCGCGGATACGAACCCCGAGGTGAATGCGCGCACGTCCGGGGTTTACCTGCGCGCCGATCCGGAAGACTTAAGCATCCTGGACGGACGCGACAATCAGCGGCGCGTGGAGTTGATCGCAGAGCGGCTGAGCCATTGGAAGTCGATCAAGAACGTCTGA
- a CDS encoding exopolysaccharide production repressor protein, translating into MAKGGSGWVNHRFLPEQVDGLSGMSLPKFTVGMIFALAIVAAWSYLDGAPLGTTLFRTIACAIVIQLGYFLLVFVMVVRNPPTSADKIRDAERKLSSAETADGEKFSARRRLH; encoded by the coding sequence ATGGCGAAGGGAGGCTCGGGGTGGGTCAATCATCGATTTTTGCCCGAGCAGGTTGACGGGCTGTCGGGTATGTCGCTACCAAAATTCACTGTCGGCATGATTTTCGCCCTGGCGATCGTGGCCGCCTGGTCTTATCTCGACGGCGCTCCGCTGGGCACAACGCTGTTTCGCACTATAGCCTGCGCCATTGTCATCCAGCTGGGCTACTTTCTGTTGGTTTTCGTCATGGTTGTCAGAAATCCCCCGACGTCGGCTGATAAGATTCGCGATGCCGAACGAAAGCTGAGTTCGGCCGAAACGGCCGATGGCGAGAAGTTCAGTGCCAGGAGACGCCTCCACTAA